Proteins from one Luteibaculum oceani genomic window:
- a CDS encoding T9SS type A sorting domain-containing protein: MKKYYNLMLLFLALVLGSTAYGQVLPVDCPTGIDITAGAKEVSGSDFVCDGTTVTVTWTASTSPDVTGYRLRVGNNATIDNLSATYVEHTGPGTYSSTFAVPAATNGDFYSYTVDASGDQSWTIANAATRVYEDCIGNAQNFKVSIDPSNPIFGDVTSGDDGAANTVCINGDFDVTVNGGALGDLGAYYIQVIGGASSGNFLKSGTNAVISLTADPDTFTTAGTYDFNIAIADSFCSVNYPIATSVDLASNGGNLTIRDIFQIDGVTTTDDGAIASGDTICFDGSGTDAFGISFSAVLAGAVTGDVYLSTDSGASFTPVLGQASPYNGQLIGAENTDYAFYVSDAAFCQATIDTFRAETFDNAGAAPANSDLEYSTDGGTTYSAYTGAIAGCDGVDVTLKFDASAFAGDLGNNENVAISWDFDMDAGGTYGAGETDLGSATLASGTEFTYTLTGLTAGNTYIARVRVTDACDGAAIFQGTDVTVNVNAASSAGTTSELSLTREDNTTSLTSGNKVCSNELLDIDLALGDGALGTNGEVRIYKITATDTTDLTSAATVVGVGPADTLQLLDHNHGSVPATYHGVIVSDCDSITVAVTPSILVNVYNSSGGLTSVAFAGTSLDDFKACPSESITLQATPTTLGDDSPQVEFFASSDSTLDGTDISLGTGSFSGGSYNLTVTYGNTNVYYIAELTSFCSGDTLITNRIIPHTSNVDPSDFNISASNAGGNDLDTDTPNDTVDGTNIICIGDSVYLMLTDGTLADDGSMFVWEIDSTGSWVVLATDTNKVGIKATVDMTKIRVKIDSGSCGYVGAYHTSLINLRNGSDVPTFVSFEEDNGSTVTVSANDSICDGNDLVISYMTGANLSVEDTAVVYVKENGVIVNASITPIGDSATSSTYEMVIPTASITAGNTYQLFFSSYCGGEDTISTAYTINYYSENANVAALTAEDQFASPLTDGAYVCDDKVITFSNGGTLGNAGNYNITPEFVFEADTGSGFYEAARGAASSFMVSMDTLPSGFVTVRSYLDGSCSGATASTADFTVNLYDAQNNFTNISLTNDNYCANEADMLSITMTANGATLVNDGFTRVVWYSIDDQGDPVNQIKSTLAGTAGADKLFLFPSGGDVVAPDSTTTIGVRLESCDTTAFEVRIITVKDTSKIDDAVASASPNAVCAGATSTLTLINYDLGANGKVVWYAADETTVLGNGPSYTTAPITVDSTWFKVRLESDCDTTAFDSVMVRFSTQDPTAVTDISPLPAVVCEDEVITLDANGSTGDGSYIWEVSFNGTVYSSISDATPGDTSLKFTAADLDFDANGESTVIFRVSRTNGCITTTTTSGSLTVREIPVALTGITASDDELCINESPVTVNVSGGDAGYDGMIKWYIQKQGGADSAVTAWDNMMSVSFDWNMFDGAGVYDIWAQYESASCGSYTPDSVLTTVKVNALPTNDLTNPIVSVCSNDEVSLKGLSGYTHSNESYVFSGPGVADTMYVAANGSFAGSATGGTETIDYTVTRNGCSQTFQVEIEVNGKPTIGSATATIASCSVDDGTIKVETVTGGTAPFTFAVDGETAFGFAADSTITGLSGGLKDVLVMDANGCTSDAFQVTVPSSNNYSLVVDTVIQESCFEADNGQIEVSVSGGLAPYSYTVLKDGNTFAGPVNNVSAGTYVFGSLEPGVYQFIFTDNAGCQLSETRTIDPAGQIGLTVNDFQDINCFGDATGYIAGLTATSTNNGPFEFSLNGGTFSSDTAFNNLTAGDYEITVRDSKGCQRTFLFTLDEPTLLTLEPVVFDTSATEGYDVRLDAAGGVSPYEYSDGGAYQSGNIYENLPGGTTYTFVVRDDNGCMADSTITLDEIVSVVEFGGVFAGVSAYPNPFSDEITVHGVTNDVEISFIDVAGKSVDYMAVVKDNKATITTNAIPAGVYFIKLRKANDAAVIKVVKQ; this comes from the coding sequence ATGAAAAAGTATTACAATCTGATGCTGTTGTTTTTGGCCCTAGTGCTAGGTTCAACAGCTTATGGACAGGTTCTGCCAGTCGATTGTCCCACGGGGATCGATATAACGGCCGGAGCCAAAGAAGTGTCCGGATCGGACTTTGTCTGTGATGGAACAACGGTAACGGTGACTTGGACGGCCAGTACAAGCCCAGATGTTACTGGATACAGGTTGCGTGTAGGTAATAACGCAACTATTGATAACTTAAGTGCAACGTATGTTGAGCATACGGGTCCTGGAACTTACAGCTCAACTTTTGCTGTGCCGGCTGCAACCAACGGTGATTTTTATTCATATACCGTAGATGCATCTGGAGACCAGTCATGGACCATTGCCAACGCTGCAACTCGTGTATATGAGGACTGTATTGGTAATGCACAGAATTTCAAAGTTTCTATAGATCCAAGTAATCCAATTTTTGGGGATGTAACCTCAGGGGATGATGGTGCGGCAAATACCGTTTGTATCAACGGTGATTTTGATGTTACTGTTAACGGAGGTGCTCTAGGAGATTTGGGAGCCTATTATATTCAAGTTATCGGAGGTGCTAGCTCGGGTAATTTCCTTAAATCGGGTACTAATGCAGTTATTTCTCTAACTGCAGATCCGGACACCTTTACAACTGCGGGAACTTATGATTTTAATATAGCTATAGCAGATTCTTTTTGTTCTGTAAACTACCCCATTGCTACCTCAGTTGACTTGGCTAGCAATGGAGGGAATCTTACCATTAGAGATATTTTTCAAATTGACGGTGTAACAACTACTGATGATGGAGCAATAGCCTCTGGGGATACTATTTGTTTTGATGGTTCTGGAACAGATGCTTTTGGTATTTCTTTTAGTGCAGTATTAGCTGGTGCGGTAACTGGAGACGTTTATTTAAGCACAGATAGTGGGGCGAGTTTTACTCCAGTATTAGGTCAGGCTTCTCCGTACAATGGCCAATTGATAGGTGCTGAGAATACAGACTACGCCTTTTATGTGTCAGATGCTGCTTTCTGTCAGGCAACTATAGATACGTTTAGAGCAGAAACCTTTGATAATGCAGGAGCTGCTCCAGCAAATTCAGACCTAGAGTATTCTACGGATGGAGGAACTACTTATTCCGCTTACACTGGTGCTATAGCTGGTTGTGATGGGGTTGATGTTACTTTGAAATTTGATGCTAGCGCTTTTGCTGGAGATTTAGGAAATAACGAAAACGTTGCCATTTCATGGGATTTTGATATGGATGCTGGAGGTACTTACGGTGCGGGTGAAACAGACTTAGGTTCTGCGACTTTAGCATCTGGTACTGAGTTTACATATACCTTGACCGGTTTAACTGCAGGTAATACTTACATTGCACGAGTTAGAGTAACTGATGCGTGTGACGGTGCTGCAATATTCCAAGGTACTGATGTTACTGTTAATGTAAATGCAGCTTCTTCTGCCGGTACTACATCGGAGCTTAGCCTAACTCGTGAGGATAATACAACTTCATTGACGTCGGGTAATAAGGTATGTAGCAATGAGTTATTGGATATAGATTTAGCTCTTGGAGACGGAGCTTTGGGTACGAATGGAGAGGTAAGGATATACAAGATTACCGCTACTGATACCACAGATTTAACATCTGCTGCAACTGTTGTTGGTGTTGGTCCAGCTGATACGCTTCAATTGTTAGATCACAATCATGGATCTGTTCCAGCAACATATCATGGAGTAATAGTTTCTGATTGTGATTCAATCACCGTTGCTGTTACCCCTTCAATTTTGGTAAATGTTTACAACTCTTCAGGAGGTTTAACTTCAGTAGCATTTGCTGGAACGTCTTTAGATGACTTTAAAGCTTGTCCTTCAGAAAGCATTACTCTTCAGGCTACTCCAACAACTCTTGGGGATGATTCACCTCAAGTTGAGTTCTTTGCTTCTAGTGATAGCACACTTGATGGAACTGATATTTCTCTAGGAACAGGTTCGTTCTCTGGTGGTTCATATAACTTAACAGTAACATACGGAAATACCAATGTTTACTATATTGCGGAGTTAACCTCATTTTGTTCTGGTGATACTCTTATTACCAACAGGATAATTCCACACACTTCTAATGTGGATCCTTCTGATTTCAATATTTCTGCATCCAATGCAGGAGGTAATGATCTTGATACAGATACGCCAAATGACACTGTAGACGGAACTAACATTATTTGTATCGGAGATTCAGTGTATCTTATGTTAACTGACGGAACGTTGGCTGATGATGGCTCTATGTTTGTGTGGGAAATTGATTCCACTGGATCTTGGGTTGTTCTAGCAACAGATACCAATAAAGTTGGAATTAAGGCTACCGTGGATATGACCAAGATTAGAGTTAAAATCGACAGTGGTAGTTGTGGATATGTTGGAGCATATCATACTTCTTTAATCAACTTGAGAAATGGGTCTGATGTACCAACATTTGTTTCTTTTGAAGAAGATAATGGAAGTACCGTTACTGTTTCTGCAAATGATTCTATTTGTGATGGTAATGATTTAGTTATCAGCTACATGACTGGTGCAAATTTATCTGTTGAGGATACTGCAGTAGTTTATGTTAAGGAGAACGGGGTTATTGTTAATGCAAGTATTACTCCAATTGGAGACTCCGCTACTTCTTCTACTTATGAAATGGTTATACCTACTGCTAGTATTACGGCGGGAAATACATATCAATTATTCTTCAGTAGCTATTGTGGTGGTGAGGACACCATTTCTACTGCCTACACTATTAACTACTACTCGGAAAATGCAAATGTTGCTGCATTGACTGCAGAAGATCAATTTGCAAGTCCATTAACAGATGGTGCATATGTATGTGATGATAAGGTAATTACCTTCTCTAATGGTGGTACTCTTGGAAATGCAGGGAATTATAATATAACCCCAGAGTTTGTGTTTGAGGCAGATACTGGTTCAGGTTTCTATGAGGCTGCAAGAGGTGCGGCGAGCTCATTCATGGTTTCTATGGATACACTTCCAAGTGGATTTGTAACTGTAAGATCATACCTAGATGGTTCTTGTTCTGGTGCAACTGCTAGCACTGCAGACTTTACAGTAAATCTATACGATGCACAAAACAACTTCACTAACATCTCTCTTACTAACGATAACTACTGTGCTAACGAGGCTGATATGCTAAGCATTACTATGACGGCTAATGGAGCGACTTTAGTTAATGATGGATTTACAAGAGTTGTTTGGTATAGCATTGATGATCAGGGAGATCCTGTAAATCAAATTAAGTCTACTCTTGCAGGTACTGCAGGTGCAGATAAATTATTCTTGTTTCCAAGTGGTGGAGACGTTGTTGCTCCTGATTCAACTACCACTATTGGTGTTAGACTTGAATCTTGTGACACTACTGCTTTTGAAGTAAGAATTATCACCGTTAAGGATACTTCTAAAATTGATGATGCTGTTGCAAGTGCGTCTCCAAATGCCGTTTGTGCTGGAGCAACTTCTACACTAACACTTATCAATTATGATTTAGGTGCTAATGGTAAAGTAGTATGGTATGCTGCTGATGAAACTACTGTTTTAGGTAACGGACCTTCATATACTACGGCTCCAATCACTGTTGATTCAACTTGGTTTAAAGTAAGACTTGAGTCTGATTGTGATACCACTGCATTTGATTCTGTTATGGTTAGATTCTCTACTCAAGATCCTACAGCAGTTACTGATATATCGCCGCTTCCAGCAGTAGTTTGTGAGGACGAGGTAATTACCTTGGATGCAAACGGTTCTACTGGTGACGGTTCTTATATCTGGGAGGTATCTTTTAATGGAACTGTTTATAGTTCAATTAGTGATGCTACTCCTGGTGATACTTCTTTAAAATTCACCGCGGCAGATCTTGATTTTGATGCTAATGGAGAGTCGACAGTAATCTTCAGAGTGAGTAGAACAAATGGTTGTATTACAACAACTACTACTTCTGGATCACTTACTGTTAGAGAAATTCCTGTAGCGTTAACTGGAATTACTGCAAGTGATGATGAACTTTGTATCAACGAATCTCCAGTAACTGTTAATGTTTCTGGTGGTGATGCTGGTTACGATGGAATGATTAAGTGGTATATCCAAAAACAAGGTGGAGCAGATAGTGCCGTAACTGCTTGGGATAACATGATGTCGGTTTCATTCGATTGGAATATGTTTGACGGTGCTGGTGTATACGACATCTGGGCTCAATATGAAAGTGCTTCTTGTGGAAGCTACACCCCAGACTCAGTGTTAACTACTGTAAAAGTTAATGCATTACCAACTAACGACCTTACCAACCCTATAGTTAGCGTTTGTTCTAATGATGAGGTAAGTCTAAAAGGACTAAGTGGATATACACATTCAAACGAAAGTTATGTGTTCTCTGGTCCTGGAGTTGCAGATACTATGTATGTTGCGGCAAATGGATCTTTTGCAGGGTCTGCTACAGGTGGTACAGAAACTATTGATTACACGGTGACTAGAAATGGATGTTCTCAAACCTTCCAGGTTGAAATTGAAGTTAATGGTAAGCCAACAATTGGTTCTGCAACCGCTACTATTGCTTCTTGTTCTGTTGATGATGGTACAATTAAGGTTGAAACTGTTACTGGTGGTACCGCGCCATTTACCTTCGCGGTTGATGGAGAAACTGCTTTTGGTTTCGCTGCTGATTCAACCATTACTGGATTATCAGGAGGTCTTAAAGATGTACTTGTTATGGATGCAAACGGATGTACTTCTGATGCATTCCAAGTAACTGTACCTTCTTCTAACAATTATAGCCTAGTTGTTGATACAGTGATCCAAGAGTCTTGTTTTGAGGCAGATAATGGTCAAATTGAAGTGTCTGTATCTGGTGGATTAGCTCCATACTCATACACTGTTCTTAAAGATGGAAATACTTTTGCTGGTCCCGTTAACAATGTATCTGCTGGAACTTATGTATTCGGAAGCCTTGAGCCTGGTGTTTACCAGTTCATCTTTACCGATAACGCAGGATGTCAATTATCTGAGACTAGAACCATTGATCCTGCTGGACAAATAGGTTTAACAGTTAATGACTTCCAGGATATCAATTGTTTCGGTGATGCAACAGGTTATATTGCTGGACTAACAGCTACTAGTACTAACAACGGACCATTTGAGTTTAGCTTAAACGGTGGTACATTCAGTTCTGATACAGCATTTAACAACCTAACTGCTGGAGATTACGAAATCACAGTTCGCGACTCTAAAGGATGTCAAAGAACTTTCTTATTCACTTTAGATGAGCCTACATTGTTAACTCTAGAGCCAGTTGTATTTGATACATCCGCAACAGAAGGATACGATGTTAGATTAGATGCTGCTGGTGGTGTTTCTCCATACGAGTACTCTGATGGTGGAGCTTATCAATCAGGAAATATTTACGAAAACCTTCCTGGTGGAACCACTTATACATTTGTTGTTAGAGATGATAACGGATGTATGGCGGATAGCACTATCACTCTAGATGAGATTGTAAGTGTGGTTGAATTTGGTGGTGTGTTTGCAGGAGTATCTGCATATCCAAACCCATTCAGCGATGAGATCACTGTACACGGAGTAACAAATGATGTTGAAATTTCATTCATCGATGTTGCAGGTAAGTCAGTTGATTACATGGCTGTGGTTAAGGATAACAAAGCAACCATTACGACAAACGCAATTCCGGCTGGAGTCTACTTCATCAAACTAAGAAAAGCCAATGATGCTGCGGTAATTAAAGTAGTTAAGCAGTAA
- a CDS encoding mechanosensitive ion channel family protein: protein MGDFLDNHSGLKYTLIVLLVILTSYFFSKIMRFIYGTALVKWAENGKVDQTSVKFLNNAISFIIFIAASIILFINIPALKDIGITLFAGAGILAAIIGFASQQAFTNIISGFFIVIFKPFRVGDVVQVGELHRGVIEDITLRHSIIRNYENRRIIIPNSVISSETILNSSIVDEKTCVHIEVGIGYQSSIDKASEILVNLIENHPLFIDNRTAEEMENGAPKVLIRVISLGEYSITLRAYAWATNPPNSFVLKSDIFKAVKEAYEQNDIEIPFPYRNIINRS from the coding sequence ATGGGCGATTTTTTAGATAATCACAGTGGGCTTAAATACACACTGATTGTTTTACTTGTAATCCTCACTTCCTATTTCTTTTCCAAAATAATGAGGTTTATATACGGAACAGCCTTGGTAAAATGGGCTGAGAATGGAAAAGTGGACCAAACCTCGGTTAAATTCCTAAACAACGCAATTAGCTTTATCATATTTATTGCGGCTTCTATAATCCTATTTATAAATATTCCTGCCCTAAAGGATATTGGAATAACCCTATTTGCTGGTGCTGGTATTTTAGCTGCGATTATAGGTTTTGCTTCTCAACAAGCCTTTACCAACATTATATCCGGATTCTTTATTGTAATATTTAAGCCTTTTAGAGTTGGAGACGTTGTTCAGGTAGGGGAATTACACAGAGGAGTTATTGAAGATATTACCCTAAGACATTCTATTATACGCAATTATGAGAATAGAAGAATAATCATTCCAAACTCTGTTATTTCATCAGAGACCATTCTTAACTCCTCTATTGTAGATGAAAAAACCTGCGTTCACATTGAGGTGGGAATAGGCTATCAATCAAGTATTGACAAGGCCTCTGAAATATTAGTTAATCTGATTGAAAATCACCCTCTTTTTATAGATAACCGTACCGCGGAAGAAATGGAAAATGGAGCTCCAAAGGTGCTTATAAGAGTTATTAGCCTGGGTGAATATAGCATTACTTTAAGAGCTTATGCTTGGGCTACAAATCCACCGAATAGTTTCGTTCTAAAATCAGACATTTTTAAGGCCGTTAAAGAGGCTTACGAGCAAAATGATATAGAGATACCATTCCCATACAGAAACATCATTAATCGCTCTTAA
- a CDS encoding RsmB/NOP family class I SAM-dependent RNA methyltransferase yields the protein MKPTKFLPYQRNAFSELIGQWKENNHRAERILNKYFRDHKKLGSRDRRLLSVLFYSYVKNFYFIDSIEWESEEEQFEFLIVLDNTPVSEKLEILKQKSSDIEQHKLVSCPEWILNKWEEQDADPIKTAIYQLGKSDVFLRLNGIKVSQGEINKLLEDEELEISFDAVLNCYKSTSKKLSQSAAYKNGLIEIQDYGSQRIGEFVEAKPNDLIIDACCGAGGKTLLLADKMKNTGKIWALDPRMKALEEASDRADRAGVENVEFFEIPENPEEVNFPFQCQKLLLDVPCTGSGTFSRNPDQKYKLTEVELLRLVDLQAKILRQYSKWVFPGGKLVYATCSTFQEENRKQIDRFISESDNWVLEEDQMIWPGPNHDGFYMARLIRKD from the coding sequence ATGAAACCAACAAAATTCTTGCCGTATCAAAGAAATGCATTTTCAGAACTAATTGGTCAATGGAAGGAAAATAATCATAGAGCCGAACGGATTTTAAACAAGTATTTCCGAGATCATAAAAAGCTTGGTTCCCGTGATCGCAGGCTGTTATCGGTGCTTTTTTATAGCTACGTAAAGAATTTTTATTTCATCGATTCTATTGAATGGGAATCTGAAGAGGAACAGTTCGAATTTTTAATAGTATTGGACAACACACCTGTTTCTGAGAAGTTGGAAATTTTAAAACAGAAATCGAGTGATATTGAGCAACACAAACTGGTCTCCTGTCCGGAGTGGATACTGAATAAATGGGAGGAACAAGATGCAGATCCAATAAAGACTGCAATCTATCAATTGGGAAAATCAGATGTTTTTCTTCGACTAAATGGGATAAAGGTTTCTCAGGGTGAGATAAACAAGTTATTGGAGGATGAAGAATTAGAAATATCGTTTGATGCAGTTCTCAATTGCTACAAATCCACATCGAAGAAATTATCCCAGTCAGCAGCCTATAAAAATGGGCTAATTGAAATTCAGGATTACGGATCTCAAAGAATTGGTGAGTTTGTGGAAGCAAAGCCCAATGATTTGATCATAGATGCTTGCTGCGGAGCAGGGGGCAAGACCCTTTTGTTAGCAGATAAGATGAAAAATACTGGTAAAATCTGGGCTCTAGACCCAAGGATGAAGGCTTTAGAGGAAGCCAGTGATAGGGCAGATAGAGCAGGGGTTGAAAATGTTGAGTTTTTTGAAATTCCAGAGAATCCCGAAGAAGTGAATTTTCCCTTTCAATGTCAGAAATTGTTGCTCGATGTACCTTGTACAGGGTCGGGGACCTTTAGTAGAAATCCGGACCAAAAATATAAGCTTACAGAGGTTGAGCTGCTACGGTTGGTAGATCTGCAGGCGAAAATATTAAGGCAATACAGTAAATGGGTATTTCCAGGAGGTAAATTGGTTTACGCTACTTGCTCCACCTTTCAGGAGGAAAATAGAAAACAGATAGACCGATTTATTTCGGAAAGTGATAACTGGGTATTGGAAGAGGATCAAATGATATGGCCTGGCCCAAATCACGATGGATTCTACATGGCCAGGCTGATTAGAAAAGATTAA
- a CDS encoding YebC/PmpR family DNA-binding transcriptional regulator, with product MGRAFEFRKERKFKRWDKMAKQFTKIGREIAIAVKESGPIPENNPRLRTAIQNAKGVNMPKDRVEAAIKRASDKNAAAFEEVLYEGKGPSGVGIVVETATDNPTRTVANVRMYFSRNGGELGKTGSLSYLFDRKGLFKVDKNDFDPEEMELELIDFGLEEIVEKSKSFWIYTNFEDFGNMQKALEERNINVLNSELVRIPNSTVELDEENTNTVLELIDKLEQDDDVQNVFHNLDLGEEDDDEEEASN from the coding sequence ATGGGAAGAGCATTTGAGTTTAGGAAGGAACGCAAGTTTAAGCGTTGGGATAAAATGGCGAAGCAGTTCACAAAGATTGGAAGAGAAATTGCTATTGCCGTAAAGGAGTCAGGCCCCATTCCAGAAAACAATCCCCGTCTTAGAACCGCTATTCAAAACGCCAAGGGTGTCAATATGCCCAAGGACAGAGTTGAAGCGGCTATAAAGAGAGCCTCGGATAAAAATGCGGCAGCATTTGAAGAAGTTTTATACGAAGGAAAAGGACCAAGCGGTGTTGGTATTGTAGTGGAAACTGCCACAGATAATCCAACTAGAACAGTTGCTAATGTAAGGATGTATTTCAGCAGAAATGGCGGTGAACTTGGTAAAACTGGATCTCTTTCTTACCTATTCGATCGCAAGGGTCTTTTTAAGGTGGATAAGAATGATTTCGATCCTGAAGAAATGGAGTTGGAACTAATTGACTTTGGTCTTGAGGAAATAGTAGAGAAATCCAAAAGCTTTTGGATCTATACCAACTTCGAAGATTTTGGAAACATGCAAAAAGCCTTGGAAGAGCGAAATATTAACGTCTTAAATTCTGAATTGGTTCGCATCCCAAATTCTACCGTTGAGTTAGACGAAGAAAATACAAATACCGTCCTTGAGCTTATAGACAAATTAGAACAGGATGATGATGTACAAAATGTATTTCACAACCTAGACCTTGGAGAAGAGGACGACGACGAAGAAGAAGCCTCCAATTAA
- a CDS encoding LON peptidase substrate-binding domain-containing protein, whose amino-acid sequence MNRVNLFIVHLGVMHALNIPVFPLDIALLPGEEVELHIFEPRYKKLFTEMIDNSTNAGILFEPLNHEIRRIGITFSIVAVLRTYSSGEFDVKVKGEQLFELIELHTKVAEGNYPRAWVRPSKNDFPEAVPKELVPTVNRILEFDEGVKKADSTSMNNLVRALSLPLNEKQMLDREIIKGSWRGALDGYLKFQLAIKKQMEKLQGNYHLN is encoded by the coding sequence GTGAACAGAGTTAACCTTTTTATCGTTCATTTAGGTGTAATGCATGCTTTAAACATTCCCGTATTTCCATTAGATATTGCACTTCTTCCAGGCGAGGAGGTAGAGCTGCATATTTTTGAACCTCGTTACAAGAAGTTGTTTACGGAAATGATCGATAACAGCACCAATGCAGGAATTCTATTTGAACCTCTTAATCACGAGATTAGAAGAATAGGAATTACTTTTTCAATTGTGGCTGTATTACGAACCTACAGTTCTGGAGAATTTGATGTAAAGGTAAAGGGAGAGCAGTTATTCGAGCTAATTGAATTGCATACCAAGGTAGCGGAGGGTAATTACCCCAGAGCTTGGGTTAGACCATCAAAAAATGATTTTCCGGAAGCGGTTCCAAAAGAACTTGTTCCCACAGTAAATCGAATATTGGAATTTGATGAAGGCGTAAAGAAAGCCGATTCTACTTCAATGAATAATCTAGTTCGGGCCTTAAGTTTACCACTAAATGAAAAGCAAATGCTCGATAGGGAAATAATAAAAGGCTCCTGGAGGGGAGCCTTAGATGGGTATTTAAAATTTCAGTTGGCAATCAAGAAGCAAATGGAAAAGCTTCAAGGAAATTACCACCTCAATTAG
- a CDS encoding DUF3299 domain-containing protein: protein MKYFLVLLLSFFSYLNIVSAQQQIDWKILSDVTFEERYSDELASYIMIPTFGEKVKQLEGKLVKIKGYVIPLDVKMNQYVLSANPFASCFFCGNAGPETVMDIVFKAQENLRTDQYMEIEGVLELNKNDVYRLNYILMEAVINN, encoded by the coding sequence ATGAAATATTTCTTGGTTCTCCTGCTTTCCTTTTTTAGTTACTTAAATATTGTTTCTGCCCAACAGCAAATAGACTGGAAAATCTTATCGGATGTTACTTTCGAGGAAAGATACTCAGATGAATTAGCCTCTTACATTATGATTCCCACTTTTGGTGAAAAGGTTAAGCAACTGGAGGGTAAGCTGGTTAAGATAAAGGGCTATGTTATTCCACTGGATGTTAAAATGAATCAGTACGTACTTTCAGCTAATCCATTTGCATCCTGTTTTTTCTGCGGAAATGCAGGCCCCGAAACAGTTATGGATATAGTTTTTAAGGCACAAGAAAATCTTAGAACAGATCAATACATGGAAATTGAGGGTGTTCTAGAGTTAAATAAAAATGATGTCTATAGGCTTAATTACATCCTCATGGAGGCCGTGATTAATAACTAA
- the hemB gene encoding porphobilinogen synthase, giving the protein MYKYIRPRRNRASQGVRALISETFLHPNKLVLPIFLEDGAGIKTEIKSLPGVFRYSVENATSFIEEALRNGISSFILFPAVQDALKDSTGTYSYHPDNFYLKAIRTLKNQFPKAVFISDVALDPYSSDGHDGIVRDGEILNDQTLEVLSKMAVAQAEAGFDILGPSDMMDGRIAAIRDALEEKGFVNTGIMSYCAKYASAFYGPFRDALDSAPKAGDKKTYQMDPANRIEAQRELQLDEVEGADYLMVKPALHYMDIISDLKQNSILPIVAYHVSGECAMLLAACKNGWLDFNTAMPETLNGLHRAGADIIISYLALDYAKWWRKQHDL; this is encoded by the coding sequence ATGTATAAGTATATCAGACCACGAAGAAATAGAGCAAGCCAAGGAGTTAGAGCCTTAATAAGTGAAACCTTTTTACACCCAAATAAGCTTGTCTTACCAATTTTTCTAGAGGATGGAGCAGGAATAAAAACTGAGATTAAGAGCCTACCCGGAGTATTTCGCTACAGTGTAGAAAATGCAACTAGCTTTATTGAGGAAGCTCTAAGAAACGGTATCAGCAGTTTTATTCTATTTCCTGCGGTCCAAGATGCTTTAAAAGATAGCACGGGAACCTATTCGTATCATCCAGATAACTTTTACTTAAAGGCAATACGAACGTTAAAAAATCAATTCCCAAAGGCCGTATTTATCTCCGATGTTGCATTGGATCCGTACAGTAGCGATGGACACGACGGTATTGTACGCGATGGTGAAATTTTAAATGACCAAACTTTAGAAGTTTTATCTAAAATGGCCGTTGCCCAAGCAGAGGCGGGATTCGATATTCTCGGCCCATCTGATATGATGGATGGAAGAATCGCGGCCATTAGGGATGCACTTGAAGAAAAAGGGTTTGTAAACACTGGCATCATGAGCTATTGTGCCAAATATGCTAGTGCATTTTACGGTCCTTTCAGAGACGCCCTGGACTCAGCTCCAAAAGCAGGGGACAAAAAAACATATCAGATGGATCCAGCCAACCGCATCGAAGCGCAAAGAGAATTGCAGCTTGATGAAGTTGAAGGTGCAGATTACTTAATGGTTAAACCAGCCCTTCATTACATGGATATTATTTCGGATCTGAAACAGAATTCCATCCTTCCCATAGTGGCATACCACGTAAGTGGAGAATGTGCCATGTTGCTAGCTGCTTGTAAAAATGGCTGGTTGGATTTTAATACAGCTATGCCAGAAACGCTAAATGGATTACACCGTGCAGGTGCAGACATAATTATTTCCTACCTAGCATTGGATTATGCTAAATGGTGGAGAAAACAGCACGATCTTTAG